A stretch of Actinomycetota bacterium DNA encodes these proteins:
- a CDS encoding metalloregulator ArsR/SmtB family transcription factor, whose product MARAATTTDAFNAVAEPRRRQILDLLAQGEQPVNDLVERLRVAQPVVSKHLRVLREVGLVDARDEGRQRIYSLNGHRLKPIHDWVQSYERTWSERFDRLDAVVKELQEKERKEKEEGDGNGDQ is encoded by the coding sequence GAGCAGCGACCACGACGGACGCGTTCAACGCGGTGGCGGAGCCGCGACGACGGCAGATCCTGGACCTGCTCGCCCAGGGCGAGCAGCCGGTGAACGACCTGGTCGAGCGACTCCGTGTCGCGCAGCCCGTCGTGTCCAAGCACCTGCGAGTCCTCCGCGAGGTCGGACTCGTCGACGCACGAGACGAGGGGAGGCAACGGATCTACTCGCTGAACGGACATCGGCTCAAGCCGATCCACGACTGGGTCCAGAGCTACGAGCGCACGTGGTCCGAGCGCTTCGACCGGCTCGACGCAGTGGTGAAGGAGCTCCAGGAGAAGGAGCGCAAGGAGAAGGAGGAGGGAGATGGAAACGGTGACCAGTAG
- a CDS encoding SRPBCC family protein, whose translation METVTSSGKAVVTLPAETQILITREFDAPRHLVYRATTEPELIARWWSGQRGKVTSAEVDLREGGTWRYVMMANEGFEVAFHGTFREIVPNERTVSTEVFEGVPEIGLPASDQEGTLNTTTYEDLDGRTRLTVLVECHTREVRDVIIESGMEGGMQEAYDKLEEVAVSLG comes from the coding sequence ATGGAAACGGTGACCAGTAGTGGGAAGGCAGTTGTCACGCTCCCCGCGGAGACGCAGATCCTGATCACGCGGGAGTTCGACGCGCCGAGGCACCTTGTCTATCGCGCGACGACCGAACCCGAGCTGATCGCACGGTGGTGGAGCGGACAGCGCGGGAAGGTCACGAGCGCAGAAGTGGATCTTCGAGAAGGAGGCACGTGGCGCTACGTGATGATGGCGAACGAGGGGTTCGAGGTCGCATTCCACGGGACGTTCCGGGAGATCGTTCCGAACGAGCGGACCGTCTCGACCGAGGTCTTCGAAGGTGTTCCCGAGATAGGCCTCCCCGCGAGCGACCAAGAGGGAACCCTCAATACGACGACGTACGAGGATCTCGATGGTCGCACGCGTCTAACCGTCCTCGTGGAGTGCCACACTCGCGAGGTACGCGACGTCATCATCGAGTCGGGCATGGAAGGCGGAATGCAGGAGGCATACGACAAGCTCGAGGAGGTCGCGGTCTCGCTGGGCTGA